From the Limimonas halophila genome, one window contains:
- the secE gene encoding preprotein translocase subunit SecE → MASKFNPGQFIREVRHETSKVTWPSRRETAITTVMVLAFTALAAIFLFLVDQVISLGVSFILGVGG, encoded by the coding sequence ATGGCCTCGAAGTTCAATCCCGGCCAGTTCATCCGCGAGGTGCGCCACGAAACCAGCAAGGTGACGTGGCCGAGCCGGCGCGAAACGGCGATCACGACCGTCATGGTACTGGCTTTCACCGCACTGGCTGCGATCTTCCTGTTCCTCGTGGATCAGGTCATTTCACTCGGTGTGTCGTTCATCCTGGGCGTTGGAGGCTGA
- the nusG gene encoding transcription termination/antitermination protein NusG, which translates to MAEEAQQATDRRRWYVIHAYSGFEKKVADSIREQARQQGLDNLFDEVLVPTEEVVEMKRGQKVSSERKFFPGYVLARMAMTDQTWHLVKNTPKVTGFLGARGKPSPISDSEAERILNQVREGVESPKPSVTFEVGEQVRVVDGPFTSFTGTVEEVDMERARVKVAVSIFGRSTPVELEFSQVEKQG; encoded by the coding sequence GTGGCCGAAGAGGCACAGCAGGCGACGGATCGGCGCCGGTGGTACGTTATTCACGCGTATTCCGGTTTCGAGAAAAAGGTCGCCGACTCCATCCGTGAGCAGGCGCGGCAGCAGGGGCTGGACAATCTCTTCGACGAGGTTCTCGTGCCCACCGAGGAAGTCGTGGAGATGAAGCGCGGCCAGAAGGTCAGTTCGGAGCGCAAGTTCTTCCCGGGCTACGTGCTGGCGCGGATGGCGATGACGGACCAGACGTGGCACTTGGTGAAGAACACGCCGAAGGTCACGGGCTTCCTGGGCGCGCGCGGCAAGCCGTCGCCGATCTCCGACAGCGAGGCCGAGCGCATTCTCAATCAGGTGCGCGAGGGCGTGGAGAGCCCCAAGCCCTCGGTCACCTTCGAGGTGGGCGAACAGGTGCGCGTCGTGGACGGCCCCTTCACCTCGTTCACGGGCACGGTCGAAGAGGTCGACATGGAGCGTGCCCGCGTGAAGGTGGCGGTGTCCATCTTCGGCCGCTCGACGCCGGTGGAGCTGGAGTTCTCCCAGGTCGAAAAACAGGGCTGA